In Rhizobium sp. WSM4643, the following are encoded in one genomic region:
- the hlyD gene encoding secretion protein HlyD: MKRILPLAILLLVAAGAAGWWYGMPQKLGWLPEASREFVLYGNIDIRQVSLGFRVSGRLSELLADEGDVIKSGTVMAKLDATPYDFAVRSGEANVAALRATLDKLKAGPRPTEIAQARAAYDESIADLRNANLAYDRARQLRPQGTISEASLDQATAARAMAAARSDSANEALKLLLEGSRVEDIAAADAQLKAAQATLASARTSLDDTELRAPNDGVVLSRVRENGAIVSPADTVFVLSLTEPVWVRTYVAEPDLGRIHPGMKVSVTSDTASNKPYEGTIGFISPVAEFTPKSVETPELRTDLVYRLRIVIDKPGPDLRQGMPVTMRLPTPTADER; the protein is encoded by the coding sequence ATGAAACGCATCCTTCCCCTCGCCATCCTTCTTCTCGTTGCGGCAGGTGCCGCCGGCTGGTGGTACGGCATGCCCCAAAAGCTCGGCTGGTTGCCTGAGGCCAGCCGCGAGTTCGTCCTTTACGGCAATATCGATATCCGCCAGGTCTCGCTCGGCTTCCGCGTCAGTGGTCGCCTCTCCGAACTCCTTGCCGACGAAGGTGACGTCATCAAGAGCGGAACGGTCATGGCGAAGCTCGACGCAACCCCCTATGACTTCGCGGTCCGCTCCGGCGAGGCCAATGTCGCAGCCCTTCGGGCGACGCTCGACAAGCTGAAAGCCGGTCCGCGGCCGACCGAGATCGCCCAGGCACGCGCCGCCTATGACGAAAGTATCGCCGATCTCCGCAATGCCAACCTCGCCTATGACCGCGCCCGCCAGTTGCGACCGCAGGGCACGATTTCCGAGGCGAGCCTTGATCAGGCAACCGCTGCAAGGGCCATGGCCGCCGCACGCTCCGATTCCGCCAACGAGGCGCTGAAACTGCTGCTGGAAGGCTCCCGTGTCGAGGATATTGCCGCTGCCGACGCCCAGTTGAAGGCGGCACAGGCAACACTCGCTTCCGCCCGCACTTCGCTAGATGACACCGAACTGCGCGCGCCGAACGACGGCGTCGTCCTCTCCCGCGTCCGGGAAAATGGCGCGATTGTTTCCCCCGCCGACACTGTCTTCGTGTTGTCGCTGACAGAACCCGTCTGGGTTCGCACCTATGTCGCCGAACCCGATCTCGGCCGCATCCATCCCGGCATGAAGGTTTCGGTCACTTCCGATACGGCGTCCAACAAACCCTATGAAGGTACGATCGGCTTCATCTCGCCGGTTGCCGAATTCACGCCGAAATCGGTGGAGACGCCGGAGCTCAGGACCGACCTCGTCTATCGCCTGCGGATTGTCATCGATAAGCCCGGCCCGGATCTGCGCCAGGGCATGCCAGTCACCATGCGTCTTCCTACGCCGACGGCGGACGAACGATGA